aaagaaaaacagatgAATGGTTTTCTTTTCAAGTCAGAAATTCAAATACAATTCAAGGTGTAAGCTTCAGGCAACAAAATTGTCATCTgctgaaaaatatttgtttgacatCCCAAAAGGGATACATCTCTGTCACAAGTTCACAACATACATGAGTACGCATGGCTAAATCTGCCCGGAGAGGCAAGAATTGCACTCTACACAGTCAggaaataagaaacaaaaatgtcaaaaacTCAGCATCATTCCGCAATTGAGaccaagagagagaaaagaaaccaATTGATTAGCAGTTTTACTAGCCTTATTGCTCCAGTTGCGTTGTCTGGGAAGGCGGATATCGGCAAAAATTTGAGGAACCTGGATGATATATCTGCATGCATCTATATCCACAAGTGTTCTCTTTGATAATCTCTTACTATGACAGGCACACTCGTAGGTGGAACCTGAAAGCACCAAATAATACAAGTCAATAGTAGCTTCTATTAacagatgaaaaaaacaatttgaacattaaataaataaagttaagaTTGAAATAGCATGTGCTTCCTCTCATTTCCTCTCATTCCCATCAGTCTCAGGTCCAAGGACACCAGATAGATCACCTAGCTTGGAAGTTGGGAGGTTTCAAGCAGACGTGTATTGATGTGTAAATGCACATGTATCAAATTTCAATTGGAATTATGCTCTAAATACAGAAAAGTGGAACCACCGTTAACTTTCATAATAGCATAAAAATTAGCTTGAAATCAGACAACCTACCATGCCATAATCAGTGATTATCATTGAAATGTAATCTGAAGGTGTTGCATCATAACTGTCCGGCATATAAGATCCAAGGTCAGGTTCAGAAAACCAAAATATTTCATAAGACCAATTAGTATCAAAAGAACTTACATCAAATTCAGAAGCTGGAGATTTTCACTATCAGTTGATCCATCAAGGAGGTTGATATCCTCTCTTCCACGAACTTTTGAAATCACATCTGGATCACCTGCAAGAAACAGACAGGTATTGGAGATATTAAGCATGCAGTTTAAAGCCAGTCATTGATTGTATGAAGCACCTCCTATAGCCAGAAATGCATACCCAGCTCATTAGAACATAATGAGTCAAGCTGTACCCTTTCATGAAATTTATATGCTTCACAACAGACTAATACTGGTACACGGAATGCATGAGCAACCATAGCAACACAAGCAGTCCCAACTCTCGAGTAAACTGTTCCGTTGGACAGGACTGATGATGCACCCAGAAAAACTCGAGTGACTTCATGCATGATATAAGAAATGGCATTTACATGAGTGTATGTACAGTTGATTCCCTTTCCAACCAACCTATGAAGCAATAGTTGCCCTTCAAGCTTTGGACGAGAATCCACTACCACAACACGGAACTGTTTGCCAAGTTCATGAGCATGCAATAGTACCATTTCAACTGCAGAAGGCGATCCATATGTAAGTAGAACATCACCATCACTGATCTTTGTAACAGCATGCTTGACTATCACCTTGTCTGCAAGTATGATCTTCTCATTTATGAATCTATCAATGTCTGAATGAAGAGATGCTTTTACTTCCACTTCAGACAAAGTCAAAGGTAACTTGGCGATTCGATTCTTTAGAAACCTGATTGCATTCCCCATGCTGATTGAAAGGGGGCGGCACTCgataagaaaagaaaggtaaCTACCTATTTTTGCTGTTAAGTCTCGAGCAAGAGTTTTTTCGGAGGGTGTTGAGTAGTCTTTAATGGCCTCTTGGAATGCTTGAAGCATTGCAATGCAGCGAGCATTGCCACCACATACCTCTCCTGACAAATACTGTAATCCAACCtgccaacaagaagaaaagctATACAATTGGACAGCAAAACCAGAATACCTGATCCCTTATATAATGAACTTCAGCAAAAGTCCAAATAACCGATGCAGGAAAGCTTTAATTTGGGCTTAAGAGTTACTCTACCATCATTATAGGTGGATATTGATTGGGAGGCTTAGGGATTCATAATAAGGGAGCTTAGGTTTTGAAACTGGGTGCTTAAAAGGTAGAAAAGGAGCAAGAAAGGTGATCTGAGTCTGCTGGAAATacattttaacattaaaagcCTCAGTAATTCCTTAAGAGAAAGGGAAAACTTTGATGTAATCCCACCAGTAAGAACTTcgcaaaattgaaaaaaaaaaaaatattctcaaaataCCTATGTTTAGAAGCATGTGCAATGTTGGAAAGTATAGAGTCAAAAGAAATCCCAATCTAGGAAGGAAAGCTAGATGCCACAAGGAAAAGTAAAGAGTACTCTTAAATCATTAAGAACAAACCCTCCTAATTAATCATTCTACTatcaaacaaaaccaaaaccactAATAACCTTAATTTCCAACAAGCATACTACTGCAAAATTGCAGAAATACCCCTGCTAAAGGTTAAACAATAACTGTCATATACTCTCATGACCATCTAGCTGAAAGTTGCGTTCATTGATTAACTTCTACATAGAATCACAATGTGGACTAGATCATGGTTAGCAGGTACCatacaaaagaacaaaacaccaaaacaagaaACAACACTGTGTAGACTTGAACTGTATCTAAAACTATATTCCAGTTCACATAGTCACCTAGGATTGTTTAATTCATTCAATATATGATAACCAGAATATATGTCCACCAAAGGTGCAAACTAACAACTTCAAAAGAATACCTTGTAGACCGCTGGGTGCATTGGGTCAAGCTCAAAGAATTTGGACTCTAGTTCAGTAAGCTGAGTTTGACGTTCATATTGAGGCAAATGCCTGAACAACTCAACTCTATTCCTAGCTTCTGTTT
This DNA window, taken from Populus alba chromosome 17, ASM523922v2, whole genome shotgun sequence, encodes the following:
- the LOC118029688 gene encoding uncharacterized protein isoform X1, with product MDPRRAPRTVSDPKVRKVGFFTDPPDRSLWGPPDHPISSFPASLPSIVDNSPPSAGNSLSPVMIPPPRHSSATLSPLRRDPAEFFPPPASPTASSSLSDDVASAMMRRGVASASSSLPGGLGFDIAAVKSAASSVPASGLTTVSVVNNLPIGISEKGGGVAVEMQNDQSSRSKSLKEKTTKAERRALQEAQRAAKVAAKAEGGKTPAGASGAAASVKSAKSVKPPPSQKNDSATVAVSEKKGGERPPEKDRKKEVPQPRMQYDDKSRVEKAKRRAVVKQTEARNRVELFRHLPQYERQTQLTELESKFFELDPMHPAVYKVGLQYLSGEVCGGNARCIAMLQAFQEAIKDYSTPSEKTLARDLTAKIGSYLSFLIECRPLSISMGNAIRFLKNRIAKLPLTLSEVEVKASLHSDIDRFINEKIILADKVIVKHAVTKISDGDVLLTYGSPSAVEMVLLHAHELGKQFRVVVVDSRPKLEGQLLLHRLVGKGINCTYTHVNAISYIMHEVTRVFLGASSVLSNGTVYSRVGTACVAMVAHAFRVPVLVCCEAYKFHERVQLDSLCSNELGDPDVISKVRGREDINLLDGSTDSENLQLLNLIYDATPSDYISMIITDYGMVPPTSVPVIVRDYQREHLWI
- the LOC118029688 gene encoding uncharacterized protein isoform X2, with product MDPRRAPRTVSDPKVRKVGFFTDPPDRSLWGPPDHPISSFPASLPSIVDNSPPSAGNSLSPVMIPPPRHSSATLSPLRRDPAEFFPPPASPTASSSLSDDVASAMMRRGVASASSSLPGGLGFDIAAVKSAASSVPASGLTTVSVVNNLPIEKGGGVAVEMQNDQSSRSKSLKEKTTKAERRALQEAQRAAKVAAKAEGGKTPAGASGAAASVKSAKSVKPPPSQKNDSATVAVSEKKGGERPPEKDRKKEVPQPRMQYDDKSRVEKAKRRAVVKQTEARNRVELFRHLPQYERQTQLTELESKFFELDPMHPAVYKVGLQYLSGEVCGGNARCIAMLQAFQEAIKDYSTPSEKTLARDLTAKIGSYLSFLIECRPLSISMGNAIRFLKNRIAKLPLTLSEVEVKASLHSDIDRFINEKIILADKVIVKHAVTKISDGDVLLTYGSPSAVEMVLLHAHELGKQFRVVVVDSRPKLEGQLLLHRLVGKGINCTYTHVNAISYIMHEVTRVFLGASSVLSNGTVYSRVGTACVAMVAHAFRVPVLVCCEAYKFHERVQLDSLCSNELGDPDVISKVRGREDINLLDGSTDSENLQLLNLIYDATPSDYISMIITDYGMVPPTSVPVIVRDYQREHLWI